The proteins below come from a single Zonotrichia leucophrys gambelii isolate GWCS_2022_RI chromosome 3, RI_Zleu_2.0, whole genome shotgun sequence genomic window:
- the FBXO9 gene encoding F-box only protein 9 produces MAEAEEDCHADLVRTDDSERSGEANLQAELQMFRAQWMFELAPGVSSSGLEPLPCRASSREPGLKSVDARGKQEIAKEEKAKELFLKAVEEERNGALYEAIKFYRLAMQLVPDIEFKITYTRSPDADGVGKRCVEDSKEDDKMADLLTDFQQQLTLQESSVKLCQPEVYVNQTHISALPMEVLMYIFRWVVSSDLDLRSLEQLSLVCRGFYICARDPEIWHQVCLKIWGRSCNKLVPYASWRDMFLERPRVRFDGVYVSKTKYIRQGEQSLDGFYRAWHQVEYYRYLRFFPDGQVMMLTTPEDPQSIVPRLRTKNTRTDAILLGHYRLSQETDNQTKVFAVIMKKKEEKPVDYHKYRYFRRVPAQETDHSFHVGLQLCSSGRQRFNKLVWIHHSCHITCRSTGETAVTTFDIDKMYTPLFFARVKSFTAYSEKPL; encoded by the exons ATG GCAGAAGCTGAAGAAGATTGTCACGCTGATTTGGTAAGAACTGATGACAGTGAAAGATCTGGTGAAGCAAATCTTCAG GCAGAGCTCCAGATGTTCAGAGCTCAGTGGATGTTTGAGCTTGCCCCAGGTGTGAGTTCTAGTGGGTTGGAACCTCTGCCGTGCAGAGCATCATCAAGAGAACCTGGACTAAAATCTGTCGATGCCAGGGGAAAACAGGAGAtagcaaaagaggaaaag GCAAAAGAGCTTTTCCTGAAGGCAGTGGAAGAAGAACGAAATGGGGCCCTTTATGAAG CCATCAAGTTTTATCGTCTAGCCATGCAGCTTGTACCTGATATAGAATTTAAGATCACCTATACACGGTCCCCAGATGCTGATGGAGTTGGAAAGAGGTG TGTTGAGGATAGCAAAGAGGATGACAAAATGGCAGATCTCCTGACGGATTTCCAGCAGCAGTTAACTCTTCAGGAATCTTCAGTCAAACTTTGTCAGCCTGAAGTTTATGTCAACCAGACCCACATCTCAG cGTTGCCTATGGAAGTACTAATGTACATTTTCCGATGGGTGGTTTCAAGTGACTTGGATCTGAGATCATTGGAGCAATTATCTCTTGTTTGCCGAGGATTTTACATTTGTGCCAG AGATCCTGAAATCTGGCATCAAGTCTGTTTGAAAAtatggggcaggagctgcaatAAACTTGTTCCATATGCATCTTGGAGGGACATGTTTTTGGAAAGGCCTCGCGTTCGATTTGATG GTGTATATGTCAGCAAGACAAAATACATACGTCAAGGAGAACAGTCTCTTGATGGTTTCTACAGAGCATGGCACCAAGTGGAATATTACAG GTATTTGAGATTCTTTCCAGATGGTCAAGTTATGATGCTAACAACTCCTGAAGATCCTCAGTCTATAGTTCCTCGCTTACGGACTAAAAACACAAG AACAGATGCAATCTTGCTTGGCCATTATCGCCTTTCCCAGGAAACAGACAATCAAACCAAAGTATTTGCTgtaataatgaagaaaaaggaagag AAACCAGTTGATTACCACAAATACAGGTATTTCCGCCGAGTTCCTGCTCAAGAAACCGATCACAGTTTCCATGTAGGACTGCAGTTGTGCTCCAGTGGGCGCCAGAGGTTCAACAAACTTGTGTGGATACATCATTCTTGTCACATCACTTGCAG ATCAACTGGTGAGACAGCTGTTACTACTTTTGACATTGACAAAATGTACACCCCTTTGTTCTTTGCACGAGTGAAGAGTTTTACTGCATATTCAGAAAAGCCGCTCTAA